The following coding sequences are from one bacterium window:
- a CDS encoding GntR family transcriptional regulator has protein sequence MTLISDSPVEPVVGNGQIVMDRLPLHAKVRETIRDMVIAEFKDGQKFLSEAVLVQRLGVSLGTVRHALSDLTREGLLVRLVPQGTFVRKPDDQGWDIRVIMPQTESIFLATLMEKVVMASQEMDLNLRIHQTHRGETTADILRLVHGVPTRQRVILLGEMLKTARGLYMALAKRGYRVVNVDNLLVGCGDVYVGVDNAIGIRLGMKHLMDLGHRRIALLVNEPATRGNSRDRVQSFKTIVAESGLKQARVVVCDGDPLEESIQGALDRILELKQRPTALFAISDTGAWILLKALAKRGIKVPDEISVIGFDDDQASRYMNPALSTLAQPFESIARRSLELAIQKTSPDGMVLLPPSLVVRESTGPVAP, from the coding sequence GTGACGCTCATTTCGGATAGCCCTGTGGAACCCGTTGTTGGAAACGGACAGATCGTGATGGACCGTCTTCCCTTGCACGCGAAAGTGCGCGAGACCATTCGCGATATGGTCATTGCGGAGTTTAAGGATGGCCAGAAATTCCTGAGCGAGGCGGTGCTGGTTCAGCGTCTGGGCGTGTCATTGGGAACGGTGCGCCATGCTCTTTCTGATTTGACCCGCGAAGGCTTGCTCGTGCGACTGGTGCCCCAGGGAACGTTTGTGCGGAAGCCGGATGACCAGGGGTGGGACATCCGGGTGATCATGCCCCAGACCGAATCCATCTTCCTGGCGACCCTGATGGAGAAAGTGGTGATGGCCAGCCAGGAAATGGACTTGAACCTCCGGATTCATCAGACTCACCGGGGGGAAACGACCGCTGATATTCTTCGGTTGGTGCATGGGGTGCCGACGCGGCAACGCGTGATTCTGTTGGGTGAGATGCTGAAAACAGCGCGGGGGCTTTATATGGCGCTGGCCAAACGCGGCTACCGGGTGGTCAATGTGGACAACCTGTTGGTGGGGTGTGGCGATGTGTATGTCGGGGTGGATAATGCTATCGGCATCCGGCTGGGGATGAAGCATCTGATGGACTTGGGTCACCGCCGGATTGCGTTGCTGGTGAACGAGCCGGCAACCCGCGGAAATTCCCGCGACCGCGTGCAAAGTTTCAAGACCATTGTTGCGGAATCCGGACTCAAGCAGGCGCGGGTGGTGGTCTGCGATGGGGATCCCCTGGAAGAGTCCATTCAGGGCGCCTTGGACAGGATTCTGGAACTCAAGCAGCGGCCGACCGCTCTGTTTGCGATTTCCGATACCGGTGCCTGGATTCTGCTGAAGGCACTGGCTAAACGGGGCATCAAGGTGCCGGATGAGATATCGGTGATTGGCTTTGATGATGATCAGGCGAGCCGGTACATGAACCCGGCGTTGAGCACCCTGGCCCAGCCGTTTGAGTCCATTGCCCGGCGGTCCCTGGAACTGGCGATTCAGAAAACCAGTCCTGACGGCATGGTTCTGTTGCCTCCCTCCCTGGTGGTTCGCGAGAGCACCGGCCCTGTCGCGCCTTGA